One window from the genome of Streptomyces sp. NBC_00091 encodes:
- a CDS encoding TetR/AcrR family transcriptional regulator, which translates to MPKSPDTPARSRRAGSQLTPEAIIDASLRIAARGSEDAFTVRRLGEELGADPTAVYRHFRDKDELLLSVADRTLGEVLDSIPEGLGWQDRLRALAAGSLEVALKYPVVGSTMASRTTRRTNEFRVVELILGAVREAGLEGAEAAAHYRMVGDSILAWVGQRAAYLLFPPEVREADESSWSREYRLVDPGGFPNITRLSGELAEVTEEEIFRLRVEALITAIETRARAHGA; encoded by the coding sequence ATGCCGAAGTCACCCGACACCCCCGCCCGTTCCAGGCGCGCCGGAAGCCAGCTCACCCCCGAGGCGATCATCGACGCGAGCCTGCGCATCGCGGCGCGCGGCAGCGAGGACGCCTTCACCGTCCGCCGCCTCGGCGAGGAACTCGGCGCCGACCCGACGGCGGTCTACCGCCACTTCCGCGACAAGGACGAGCTGCTGCTGTCCGTCGCCGACCGCACCCTCGGAGAGGTCCTCGACAGCATCCCGGAGGGCCTCGGCTGGCAGGACCGGCTGCGGGCGCTCGCCGCCGGCTCACTGGAGGTCGCCCTCAAGTACCCGGTGGTCGGCTCGACCATGGCCAGCCGGACCACGCGCCGGACCAATGAGTTCCGGGTCGTCGAACTCATCCTCGGGGCGGTGCGCGAGGCCGGGCTCGAAGGGGCCGAGGCGGCCGCGCACTACCGGATGGTCGGCGACTCGATCCTGGCCTGGGTCGGCCAGCGCGCCGCGTACCTGCTGTTTCCCCCGGAGGTGCGGGAGGCCGACGAGTCCTCCTGGAGCCGCGAGTACCGGCTGGTCGACCCCGGCGGGTTCCCGAACATCACCCGGCTGAGCGGCGAGCTCGCCGAGGTGACGGAGGAGGAGATCTTCCGCCTCCGGGTCGAGGCGCTGATCACCGCGATCGAGACCCGGGCCCGGGCGCACGGGGCATAG
- a CDS encoding YdeI family protein, translated as MNEINGVEVIAFADAETFESWLARHHARAEGLWVKVAKKKSGIPTVTDDELVDIGLCYGWISGQRRSCDERYYLQKYVPRRARSLWSQVNVEKVAALTAAGRMREPGLAEVRRARADGRWAAAYESQRTATVPPDLAAALEADPRARTAFEALDRTGRYQLVLPLLQALTPETRRARLGRALEALSRVEGPA; from the coding sequence ATGAACGAGATCAACGGCGTGGAGGTCATCGCCTTCGCGGATGCCGAGACCTTCGAGAGCTGGCTGGCGCGGCACCACGCGCGCGCCGAGGGCCTGTGGGTCAAAGTGGCCAAGAAGAAGTCCGGCATCCCGACGGTCACCGACGACGAGCTGGTGGACATCGGGCTGTGCTACGGCTGGATCTCCGGCCAGCGGCGGTCATGCGACGAGCGGTACTACCTCCAGAAGTACGTGCCGCGCCGCGCCCGGAGCCTGTGGTCGCAGGTGAACGTCGAGAAGGTCGCGGCGCTCACGGCCGCCGGGCGGATGCGCGAACCGGGGCTGGCGGAGGTCCGCCGGGCGCGGGCCGACGGGCGGTGGGCGGCGGCGTACGAGTCCCAGCGCACGGCGACGGTCCCGCCCGACCTGGCGGCGGCCCTGGAGGCGGACCCCCGCGCCCGGACGGCGTTCGAGGCCCTCGACCGGACCGGGCGCTACCAGCTGGTGCTGCCACTGCTCCAGGCGCTCACCCCCGAGACCCGGCGGGCCCGCCTCGGCAGGGCCCTCGAGGCGCTGTCGCGCGTCGAGGGCCCTGCCTAG
- a CDS encoding RNA polymerase sigma-70 factor produces the protein MTTEPETTDPFDEHRGLLFATAYRMLGTVSDAEDIVQDAWLAWNKADRSEVRHPKAYLVRTVTNLSLNRLTSAQATREEYVGPWLPEPLLTEPDVAQERELAESVSTAMLVVLESLSPVERAVFVLREVFGYSHAEIAGFLDRPEPAVRQISHRARKHVAERRHRYDSDTTERERITQRFLSACAGGDLNTVLELLAPDVTAWSDGGGKVTAGRRPLYGADHVGRFLIGVMSKPSMAGIAVTAAVINGELGVLALVDGEPIGSLTYDLEDGLMRNIRIQVNPDKLAGLRR, from the coding sequence ATCACGACCGAACCCGAGACAACGGATCCCTTCGACGAACACCGAGGGCTCCTCTTCGCCACCGCCTACCGCATGCTGGGGACCGTCAGCGACGCCGAGGACATCGTCCAGGACGCCTGGCTGGCCTGGAACAAGGCCGACCGGTCGGAGGTCCGCCACCCCAAGGCGTACCTCGTCCGCACGGTCACCAACCTGTCCCTGAACCGGCTCACCTCCGCCCAGGCCACCCGGGAGGAGTACGTCGGCCCCTGGCTGCCGGAGCCGCTGCTCACCGAACCCGACGTGGCGCAGGAGCGGGAGCTGGCCGAGAGCGTCTCCACGGCCATGCTGGTCGTCCTGGAGAGCCTCAGCCCCGTGGAACGGGCCGTGTTCGTCCTGCGCGAGGTCTTCGGCTACTCCCACGCCGAGATCGCCGGCTTCCTGGACCGCCCGGAGCCGGCCGTCCGGCAGATCTCGCACCGGGCCCGCAAGCACGTGGCCGAGCGGCGCCACCGCTACGACTCCGACACCACGGAGCGCGAGCGGATCACGCAGCGGTTCCTGAGCGCCTGCGCCGGGGGCGACCTGAACACCGTCCTGGAGCTGCTCGCCCCCGACGTCACCGCCTGGTCCGACGGCGGCGGCAAGGTCACCGCCGGCCGCCGGCCGCTGTACGGCGCGGACCACGTGGGCCGCTTCCTGATCGGCGTGATGTCCAAGCCCAGCATGGCCGGGATCGCCGTCACCGCGGCGGTCATCAACGGGGAGCTGGGCGTCCTCGCCCTGGTGGACGGGGAGCCGATCGGTTCGCTCACCTACGACCTGGAGGACGGGCTGATGCGCAACATCCGCATCCAGGTCAACCCCGACAAACTGGCGGGCCTGCGCCGCTGA